The proteins below come from a single Malus sylvestris chromosome 3, drMalSylv7.2, whole genome shotgun sequence genomic window:
- the LOC126615251 gene encoding aquaporin PIP2-2 — MAKDIEGAEHGEFATKDYQDPPPTPLFDAEELTKWSFYRAVIAEFVATLLFLYITVLTVIGYKSQSEVDQCGGVGILGIAWAFGGMIFVLVYCTAGISGGHINPAVTFGLFLARKVSLIRAVLYIVAQCLGAICGVGLVKAFQKSYYVNYGGGANELADGYNKGTGLGAEIIGTFVLVYTVFSATDPKRNARDSHVPVLAPLPIGFAVFIVHLATIPITGTGINPARSFGAAVIYNKDKAWDDQWIFWLGPFIGAAIAAFYHQYILRAGAIKALGSFRSNA; from the exons ATGGCAAAAGATATTGAGGGAGCTGAGCACGGTGAGTTTGCCACCAAAGACTATCAGGACCCACCTCCAACCCCCTTGTTTGATGCTGAAGAGCTCACCAAGTGGTCGTTTTACAGAGCTGTCATTGCTGAGTTCGTTGCCACCCTTCTCTTCCTTTACATCACGGTTTTGACTGTGATTGGTTACAAAAGCCAGAGTGAAGTTGACCAATGCGGCGGAGTTGGCATTCTTGGTATCGCTTGGGCCTTCGGTGGCATGATCTTCGTCCTTGTTTACTGCACCGCCGGTATCTCAG GAGGACACATTAACCCAGCTGTGACCTTTGGGCTGTTCTTGGCTCGCAAGGTTTCACTGATCAGGGCAGTGTTGTACATCGTAGCACAGTGTTTGGGTGCCATCTGCGGTGTTGGGTTGGTGAAGGCCTTCCAGAAGTCATACTATGTGAACTATGGTGGTGGAGCCAACGAGTTGGCTGATGGCTACAACAAGGGCACTGGTTTGGGTGCTGAGATCATCGGTACCTTTGTTCTTGTCTACACCGTCTTCTCAGCCACCGACCCCAAGAGAAATGCCAGAGACTCTCACGTCCCT GTTTTGGCACCACTTCCCATTGGATTTGCTGTGTTCATTGTTCACTTGGCCACCATTCCAATCACTGGGACTGGTATCAACCCCGCTAGGAGTTTTGGAGCTGCTGTCATCTACAACAAGGACAAAGCTTGGGATGACCAA TGGATCTTCTGGCTTGGACCTTTCATTGGAGCTGCCATTGCTGCCTTCTACCACCAATACATTCTGAGAGCAGGAGCCATCAAGGCTCTAGGATCTTTCAGGAGCAATGCTTAA